In Entelurus aequoreus isolate RoL-2023_Sb linkage group LG12, RoL_Eaeq_v1.1, whole genome shotgun sequence, the DNA window acattgtgacattgctggttttatgagcagaggatcatgttcggcaacgcacacgcacaaagtacttacaagcagacacaaagTGTAGACAGGGatgcattttggtttaaaaactagCGATAAAGGTGAAAATGTTTCCTCTCCTCACAATaacatttcacttacatttacactaccgttcaaaagtttggggtcacattgaaatgtccttatttttgaaggaaaagcactgtacttttcaatgaagataactttaaactagtcttaactttaaagaaatacactctctacattgctaatgtggtaaatgactattctagctgcaaatgtctggtttttggtgcaatatctacataggtgtatagaggcccatttccagaaactatcactccagtgttctaatggtaaaatgtgtttgctcattggctcagaaggctaattgatgattagaaaacccttgtgcaatcatgttcacacatctgaaaaacagtttagctcgttacagaagctacaaaactgaccttcctttgagcagatggagtttctggagcatcacatttgtggggtcaattaaacgctcaaaatggccagaaaaagagaactttcatctgaaactcgacagtctattcttgttcttagaaatgaaggctattccacaaaattgtttgggtgaccccaaacttttgaacggtagtgtatgtcaattTCCTTGATATTGTTTTGCGTTTATCAGCGGATTCCCTTgtattggccaattatgtgactccgTCCACGGTTATGGGAATGCAGAAATCatgccttacttttttgttgagtttggtaatgattgattaggcatactagctCTGTATACAACTATGTTTTGACCCCATATATACATTTGTTAGCATATATCCCACAATAGATTAAATCTACTCCTATTGAACAATATGCCTATTAACTTTATTTCAGCGGGAGAGTCCGGATCAGCGGACACAGTGCGGGATCCCCGAGGCTTTGCAGTCAAGTTTTACACCGACGAGGGCAACTGGGACCTGACAGGCAACAACACACCCGTTTTTTTCATCAAGGACGCCATGTTGGTGAGTTGAGGCAACAGCAGCAGACATGAAGATGGACTCTTCCACATGTACGCTTGCTAGTCATCTTTGTGTCTTTTAAATCCCTTATTCCCCCGCAGTTCCCATCCTTCATCCACACGCAGAAGCGCAATCCTCAGACCCACATGAAGGACCCGGACATGGTGTGGGACTTCTGGAGTCTGAGACCCGAGAGTCTCCATCAGGTAGCTGCAGCGTGAAGCTACGGTGGGAATTGTTGAGGTCGAATGTGACTGGTGTATTTGCGTCTCTGTGCAGGTCTCTTTCCTCTTCAGCGACCGAGGTTTGCCGGATGGCTTCCGCCACATGAATGGCTACGGCTCGCACACCTTCAAGCTGGTCAACGCCGACGGAGAGTTGGTGTACTGCAAGTTCCACTACAAGGTCTTAGGGACCCTCAGCTGACAGTAGAAATGCTCCTCAACAAGGATGCTGATTGTGATCCCTTTTTGTCAGACTGACCAGGGAATAAAGAATATGTCTGTGGAGGAGGCAGACCGCCTAGTTTCCACCAACCCAGACTACGCCATAGGAGACCTCTTCAACGCCATCGCTAATGGCAACTTCCCGTCCTGGACCTTCTACATTCAGGTCATGACGTTTAAGCAGGCGGAGGAGTTCCAGTTCAACCCGTTTGACCTCACTAAGGTACATCAGTGCATTGTATGCGTGACTTAAAGTGTAGCTGACAACTTTTTCTTTGTGAACTTGGGCCTCATCTCACTTTCATATTTTTCAGGTTTGGTCACATAAAGAATACCCGTTGATCCCTGTGGGCAAACTGGTCCTGAACAGGAACCCAGTCAACTACTTTgcagaggtggagcagctggccTTTGACCCTAGCAACATGCCGCCGGGCATCGAGGCCAGCCCTGACAAGATGCTGCAGGTAGAGGCAATACTTGAATTAGAGCAGAAGTTTGCATTTATTTTCTGTCAGGCGCCCCATAGGGGCAGACATTTTTCCACAAGGCAGCCTGTCAATTAGTTTTTGCACCACTGCCCCCTAGCTGGAGGCTTGGGTATACTCGGATAACTGCTCCTCCCACCCCCCTAACACCTCACTGCTATTGGTCCTGCCCAATATTTAATACTGAATTAGAGGCTTCATATGGTCTTACCGGTGCCTCTCCGCCCCGCAGGCTCGCCTCTTCTcctacccagacacacacaggcaCCGACTGGGGGCCAACTACCTGCAGATCCCCGTCAACTGCCCCTACAGGGCCCGGGTGGCTAACTACCAGCGGGACGGACCGATGTGCATGTTCGACAACCAAGGTAGGCCCCATGGCAAACACTAATTTATTTCAATAACATTTTGACTTCTCTAAAAAAAGACATGTCAGTTTTATCTCTGAAGGTGGGAGCAAACTTCTTCATGCA includes these proteins:
- the cat gene encoding catalase — translated: MADNRDKATDQMKIWMQKRSSQRPDQLTTGAGHPIGDKLNLLTAGARGPLLVQDVVFTDEMAHFDRERIPERVVHAKGAGAFGYFEVTHNITGYCKAKVFEHVGKVTPIAVRFSTVAGESGSADTVRDPRGFAVKFYTDEGNWDLTGNNTPVFFIKDAMLFPSFIHTQKRNPQTHMKDPDMVWDFWSLRPESLHQVSFLFSDRGLPDGFRHMNGYGSHTFKLVNADGELVYCKFHYKTDQGIKNMSVEEADRLVSTNPDYAIGDLFNAIANGNFPSWTFYIQVMTFKQAEEFQFNPFDLTKVWSHKEYPLIPVGKLVLNRNPVNYFAEVEQLAFDPSNMPPGIEASPDKMLQARLFSYPDTHRHRLGANYLQIPVNCPYRARVANYQRDGPMCMFDNQGGAPNYYPNSFSAPDTQLQFVESKFQVSPNVARYNSDDEDNVTQVRTFFTQVLNEEERQRLCQNMAGALKGAQLFIQKRMVETLKAVHEDYANRVQSLLNKYNTEAQKNNIHVYSRPTLSNM